A window from Tachyglossus aculeatus isolate mTacAcu1 chromosome 20, mTacAcu1.pri, whole genome shotgun sequence encodes these proteins:
- the CWC15 gene encoding spliceosome-associated protein CWC15 homolog: protein MTTAARPTFEPARGGRGKGEGDLSQLSKQYSSRDLPSHTKIKYRQTTQDAPEEVRNRDFRRELEERERVAAREKTRDRPTREHTTSSVSKKPRLDQIPAANLDADDPLTDEDDEDEDLDEESDDDDTAALLAELEKIKKERAEEQARKEQEQKAEEERIRMENILSGNPLLNLTGPAQPQANFKVKRRWDDDVVFKNCAKGVDELKKDKRFVNDTLRSEFHKKFMEKYIK, encoded by the exons ATGACCACAGCGGCCAGACCTACTTTTGAGCCTGCCCGCGGAGGAAGAGGTAAAGGAGAAGGAGATCTGAGTCAGCTCTCCAAGCAGTACTCAAGCAGAGATCTTCCTTCGCACACGAAAATCAAATACAG GCAGACCACTCAGGATGCCCCCGAAGAGGTGCGAAACCGCGACTTCAGAAGGGAACTGGAAGAGCGAGAGCGAGTTGCCGCAAGAGAGAAGACTAGGGATCGGCCAACCCGAG AGCACACCACCTCATCGGTATCCAAGAAGCCTCGGTTAGACCAAATTCCCGCAGCAAACCTGGACGCAGATGATCCCCTGACAGAT GAGGACGACGAAGACGAGGACCTGGATGAGGAGAGCGACGACGACGACACGGCAGCCCTTCTGGCGGAACTGGAGAAGATCAAGAAGGAGCGAGCCGAGGAGCAGGCCCGGAAG GAGCAAGAGCAGAAGGCTGAAGAGGAGCGGATAAGGATGGAGAATATTCTCAGCGGAAATCCTCTCCTGAATCTCACCGGCCCGGCTCAACCTCAGGCGAATTTCAAAGTGAAGAGAAG ATGGGATGATGACGTCGTTTTTAAGAACTGCGCTAAAGGGGTCGATGAGTTGAAAAAGGACAAAAGATTTGTCAATGACACCCTGAGATCGGAATTTCACAAAAAGTTCATGGAGAAATATATTAAGTAG